One genomic segment of Chitinibacter sp. FCG-7 includes these proteins:
- a CDS encoding cold-shock protein, with protein sequence MATGTVKWFNDAKGFGFITPDQGGEDLFAHFSAITTSGFKTLQEGQKVSFEVTNGPKGQQASNIQPL encoded by the coding sequence ATGGCAACTGGTACAGTTAAGTGGTTCAACGATGCAAAAGGCTTCGGTTTCATTACTCCTGATCAAGGCGGCGAAGACTTGTTTGCCCACTTCTCGGCAATTACTACTAGCGGTTTCAAAACACTGCAAGAAGGCCAGAAAGTTAGCTTTGAAGTGACTAACGGCCCTAAAGGCCAGCAAGCTTCAAACATTCAGCCTCTGTAA
- the lgt gene encoding prolipoprotein diacylglyceryl transferase, whose product MLVHPQFDPVAFYVYGSFGVHWYGLMYLLAFVMFLLMGRWRIRRGQPVGWQTSEMDDLLFYGVLGVILGGRLGYMLFYKFDYYLANPAEVLMVWKGGMAFHGGFLGVLLAMYLFARKTGRSFLQVTDFIAPLVPLGLAAGRIGNFINGELWGRVTDATMPWAMVFPQAHDGLPRHPSQLYQFALEGVLLYIVLWMYSAKPRKAGQTSGLFLLGYGFFRFVAEFAREPDDYLGLLAMNLSMGQLLSLPMITAGLLLYWWASKQNSSPVAA is encoded by the coding sequence ATGTTAGTTCATCCGCAGTTTGATCCCGTAGCCTTTTATGTTTACGGCTCATTTGGCGTTCACTGGTACGGTCTGATGTACCTGTTGGCCTTTGTCATGTTCCTGCTGATGGGGCGCTGGCGCATTCGGCGCGGGCAACCTGTAGGCTGGCAAACCAGTGAGATGGATGATTTGCTGTTCTATGGTGTGCTGGGGGTAATTCTGGGTGGGCGCCTAGGTTATATGCTGTTTTACAAATTTGATTACTATCTGGCCAATCCTGCTGAAGTGCTGATGGTCTGGAAAGGTGGTATGGCTTTTCATGGTGGGTTTCTTGGCGTTTTGCTGGCGATGTATCTGTTTGCTCGCAAAACAGGCCGCAGCTTTTTACAGGTAACTGATTTTATTGCGCCTTTGGTGCCTTTGGGTTTGGCTGCAGGCCGGATTGGCAACTTTATTAATGGTGAGCTGTGGGGGCGAGTAACTGATGCCACTATGCCGTGGGCAATGGTTTTTCCGCAGGCGCACGATGGCTTGCCACGTCATCCATCGCAGCTGTATCAGTTCGCGTTAGAGGGAGTATTGCTGTATATCGTTTTATGGATGTACTCAGCTAAGCCGCGCAAAGCGGGGCAGACTTCCGGCTTATTCCTGTTGGGCTATGGTTTCTTCCGCTTTGTTGCTGAATTTGCCCGTGAGCCTGATGATTATCTGGGCCTCTTGGCGATGAATCTATCGATGGGGCAATTGCTTAGCTTGCCGATGATTACGGCTGGTTTGCTGCTCTATTGGTGGGCTTCAAAACAGAATTCATCACCGGTTGCGGCCTAA
- the secE gene encoding preprotein translocase subunit SecE codes for MQSIERLKVMAALALVALGVAGFYLVPAGQSFVGSLSVVAGLLAAGVVLWFSELGRSFVDYARDSVKEAQKVVWPSKKETWQVTGVVFLFVAVLALFMWVVDSGLAWLFYDIVLGRG; via the coding sequence ATGCAAAGCATAGAACGACTGAAAGTAATGGCAGCTCTGGCCCTCGTGGCTTTGGGTGTTGCTGGTTTTTATTTGGTGCCTGCTGGGCAGTCTTTTGTTGGCTCTCTCTCTGTTGTGGCCGGTTTGCTGGCTGCAGGGGTTGTGCTTTGGTTTAGTGAGTTGGGGCGCTCTTTTGTCGATTATGCCCGCGACTCGGTAAAGGAAGCTCAGAAGGTTGTTTGGCCAAGCAAGAAAGAAACGTGGCAAGTGACTGGCGTTGTATTCTTGTTTGTAGCTGTGTTAGCCCTGTTTATGTGGGTGGTTGATTCTGGCTTGGCTTGGTTGTTTTACGATATCGTGCTGGGTCGCGGTTAA
- the nusG gene encoding transcription termination/antitermination protein NusG: protein MAMRWYVVHAYSGFEKSVQKALIEKIGRLEMGHLFGQILVPVEEVMEVKAGRKALTERKFYPGYVFVEMDMTDDSWHLVKSTPKVTGFIGGSGTKPMPIPVKEVERMMQQVQDGADKPRHKILFEVGETLRVTDGPFADFTATVQDVDYDKNRLKVTVSIFGRATPVDLEFSQVEKT, encoded by the coding sequence ATGGCAATGCGTTGGTATGTAGTTCACGCGTACTCAGGCTTTGAAAAAAGCGTACAGAAGGCGTTAATCGAGAAAATTGGTCGCTTGGAAATGGGGCATCTGTTTGGTCAGATTCTTGTTCCAGTCGAAGAAGTAATGGAAGTAAAGGCCGGTCGCAAGGCATTAACTGAGCGTAAATTCTATCCAGGTTATGTTTTTGTTGAAATGGATATGACTGACGATAGCTGGCATTTGGTGAAAAGTACGCCAAAAGTAACTGGTTTTATCGGTGGCTCAGGTACGAAGCCGATGCCGATTCCAGTGAAAGAAGTCGAGCGCATGATGCAGCAGGTGCAGGATGGCGCTGATAAGCCTCGCCACAAAATCCTGTTTGAAGTTGGCGAGACTCTGCGGGTTACTGATGGTCCGTTTGCTGATTTTACTGCGACCGTGCAAGACGTTGATTACGACAAGAACCGTTTGAAAGTGACTGTGTCGATCTTTGGTCGTGCAACACCAGTAGATTTGGAATTCTCGCAGGTTGAAAAAACCTAA
- the ilvD gene encoding dihydroxy-acid dehydratase — protein MPVYRSRTTTHGRNMAGARALWRATGMKDGDFDKPIIAICNSFTQFVPGHVHLQNLGQLVAREVEKAGGVAKEFNTIAVDDGIAMGHGGMLYSLPSRDLIADSVEYMVNAHCADAMVCISNCDKITPGMLMAALRLNIPVIFVSGGPMEAGKVNWHGETRKLDLVDAMVEAANPNVSDEEVDAVERSACPTCGSCSGMFTANSMNCLTEALGLSLPGNGSLLATHGDRKQLFLQAGRTIVELAKRYYEGEDTSVLPRNIATFEAFENAIALDIAMGGSTNTVLHLLAAANEAGVDFKMQDIDRMSRKVPCLSKVAPATQKYHMEDVHRAGGVIGILAELDRAGLIHRDVPTVHAKTLGEGLDQWDIVKNSADSLAHLLYRAAPGGVATTIAFSQSMRWPELDLDRENGCIRSKEHAYSQDGGIAVLYGNIAERGCIVKTAGVDESILKFTGRVRIFESQDDAVAGILADQVVAGDLVLIRYEGPKGGPGMQEMLYPTSYLKSKGLGKECALLTDGRFSGGTSGLSIGHVSPEAAEGGAIGLAQEGDQLEIDIPNRTINLLVSDEELAARRAEMESRGKNAWKPVDRQRYVSAALRAYAAMTTSADTGAVRDVSQVERKD, from the coding sequence ATGCCTGTATACCGCTCCCGCACCACCACCCACGGTCGCAATATGGCCGGCGCTCGCGCTCTCTGGCGCGCCACCGGCATGAAAGACGGTGACTTTGACAAACCCATCATCGCAATCTGCAACTCGTTCACCCAGTTCGTCCCCGGCCACGTTCACTTGCAAAACCTGGGTCAGCTGGTGGCACGCGAAGTCGAAAAAGCAGGCGGTGTAGCGAAAGAATTCAACACCATTGCTGTTGATGACGGTATCGCGATGGGGCACGGCGGCATGCTGTATAGCCTGCCTAGCCGCGATCTGATCGCCGACTCGGTCGAATACATGGTCAACGCACACTGTGCTGACGCCATGGTCTGCATTTCCAATTGCGACAAAATCACCCCCGGCATGCTGATGGCCGCCTTGCGCCTCAATATTCCGGTGATTTTCGTTTCTGGCGGCCCAATGGAAGCGGGCAAAGTGAACTGGCACGGCGAAACACGCAAGCTTGATCTGGTTGACGCCATGGTGGAAGCCGCCAACCCCAACGTGTCTGATGAAGAAGTTGACGCCGTTGAACGCAGCGCCTGCCCGACCTGTGGCTCGTGCTCGGGTATGTTTACCGCCAACTCGATGAACTGCCTAACCGAAGCACTGGGGCTATCATTGCCGGGGAATGGCTCACTTCTAGCCACTCACGGTGACCGCAAGCAATTATTCCTGCAAGCAGGTCGCACGATTGTTGAATTGGCCAAGCGTTACTACGAAGGCGAAGATACTTCGGTATTGCCGCGCAATATCGCCACCTTCGAAGCCTTTGAAAACGCGATTGCACTTGATATCGCCATGGGCGGCTCGACCAATACCGTTTTGCACCTGCTGGCTGCAGCCAACGAAGCCGGCGTTGATTTCAAGATGCAAGACATCGACCGCATGAGTCGCAAAGTGCCTTGCCTATCAAAAGTAGCGCCAGCAACACAGAAATACCACATGGAAGACGTGCATCGCGCTGGCGGCGTCATCGGCATTCTGGCCGAGCTTGACCGTGCAGGCCTGATTCACCGCGATGTACCGACGGTTCACGCCAAAACCCTGGGCGAAGGACTGGATCAGTGGGATATTGTTAAAAACTCAGCCGACAGCCTAGCGCACCTACTCTACCGCGCAGCTCCTGGCGGCGTCGCTACCACGATCGCCTTTAGCCAGAGCATGCGCTGGCCAGAGCTGGATCTGGATCGCGAAAACGGCTGCATCCGCAGCAAAGAACACGCGTACTCGCAAGATGGCGGCATTGCCGTGCTGTACGGCAATATCGCCGAGCGCGGTTGTATTGTTAAAACCGCTGGCGTTGACGAATCCATCCTGAAGTTCACCGGCCGCGTGCGTATTTTTGAAAGTCAGGACGACGCAGTAGCTGGTATTCTGGCCGATCAGGTGGTTGCCGGTGATCTGGTATTGATCCGCTATGAAGGCCCGAAAGGCGGCCCGGGCATGCAGGAAATGCTCTACCCAACGTCTTATCTGAAATCAAAAGGCCTAGGCAAAGAATGCGCCCTGTTGACTGACGGACGCTTCTCGGGCGGCACTTCCGGCCTGTCGATCGGCCACGTTTCACCAGAAGCCGCCGAAGGTGGCGCAATTGGCCTAGCGCAGGAAGGCGATCAGCTTGAAATCGACATTCCAAACCGCACGATCAACCTGCTGGTTAGCGATGAAGAACTGGCAGCGCGTCGCGCAGAAATGGAAAGCCGCGGTAAGAACGCATGGAAACCCGTTGATCGTCAGCGCTATGTGAGCGCTGCGCTGCGCGCCTATGCCGCAATGACCACCAGCGCCGACACCGGCGCGGTACGCGATGTATCGCAGGTCGAGCGCAAAGACTGA
- the tuf gene encoding elongation factor Tu — protein sequence MAKEKFTRTKPHVNVGTIGHVDHGKTTLTAAITTVLTRKFGGEAKDYSQIDSAPEEKARGITINTAHVEYETESRHYAHVDCPGHADYVKNMITGAAQMDGAILVVSAADGPMPQTREHILLSRQVGVPYIIVFMNKADLVDDAELLELVEMEVRDLLSKYDFPGDDTPIITGSARAALEGDQGEYGEPAIFRLAEALDTYIPLPERAVDGTFLMPVEDVFSISGRGTVVTGRVERGIVKVGEEIEIVGIVPTIKTTCTGVEMFRKLLDQGQAGDNIGALLRGTKREDVQRGQVLAKPGSITPHTKFTSEIYVLSKEEGGRHTPFFSNYRPQFYFRTTDVTGAIALPEGTEMVMPGDNVSITVTLICPIAMEQGLRFAIREGGRTVGAGVVAKVLE from the coding sequence ATGGCTAAGGAAAAGTTTACGCGGACCAAGCCGCACGTTAACGTTGGTACAATCGGTCACGTTGACCACGGTAAAACTACCCTGACTGCAGCGATCACAACTGTGTTGACTCGCAAGTTTGGTGGTGAAGCTAAAGACTATTCACAGATCGATAGCGCACCAGAAGAAAAAGCACGTGGTATTACGATTAATACTGCGCACGTTGAATACGAAACTGAATCTCGCCACTACGCTCACGTAGATTGTCCAGGTCACGCGGATTATGTAAAAAACATGATTACCGGTGCGGCTCAGATGGATGGCGCGATTCTGGTTGTGTCTGCCGCTGATGGTCCTATGCCACAAACTCGCGAGCACATCTTGTTGTCTCGTCAGGTTGGTGTTCCATACATCATCGTATTCATGAACAAAGCTGACCTGGTTGACGACGCTGAGTTGTTGGAACTGGTTGAGATGGAAGTTCGTGACCTGTTGTCTAAATATGACTTCCCGGGTGATGACACTCCAATCATCACTGGTTCAGCGCGTGCTGCACTGGAAGGTGATCAAGGCGAATACGGCGAGCCAGCAATCTTCCGCTTGGCTGAAGCTTTGGATACTTACATTCCTCTGCCAGAGCGCGCAGTTGACGGTACATTCCTGATGCCAGTTGAGGACGTGTTCTCAATTTCTGGTCGTGGTACTGTAGTAACAGGTCGTGTAGAGCGCGGTATCGTTAAAGTGGGTGAAGAGATCGAGATCGTTGGTATTGTGCCAACTATCAAGACAACTTGTACCGGCGTTGAGATGTTCCGCAAATTGCTGGATCAAGGTCAGGCTGGTGACAACATTGGTGCGTTGTTGCGCGGTACTAAGCGTGAAGACGTTCAGCGTGGTCAAGTATTGGCTAAACCAGGTTCAATCACGCCGCATACTAAGTTCACTTCAGAAATCTACGTTCTGTCGAAAGAAGAGGGTGGTCGTCACACGCCATTCTTCAGCAACTACCGTCCACAGTTCTACTTCCGTACAACGGACGTGACTGGCGCGATCGCGTTGCCAGAAGGTACTGAAATGGTAATGCCAGGTGATAACGTATCTATCACTGTAACGTTGATCTGCCCGATCGCGATGGAGCAAGGTCTGCGCTTTGCGATTCGTGAAGGTGGTCGTACGGTTGGTGCTGGTGTTGTTGCTAAAGTTCTTGAATAA